In Flavobacterium sp. GSB-24, the genomic window ATCGAACAGGGAACAAACGGATCTTACCAAGGTCTGTATATGGAGAGCAGCCAGTTGCCATTTTTCACGCTTTATGATATGTACACGCCAATGGGTATCGAAAGAGCCGACAATAACTCGATTGGCGTAAACAATGTTAACTTAGAAAATAACTTTATTGTGGAGGGACAGTGGGCTAATTTCTACAAAGGAATAGCAAGAGCCAATACCGTTATCGAAGGTTCTGCCCCTTATATTGACGGTTTAAGCGATAAAGCAAAACAATATGTTGCAGAAAATAAAGTAATTAGAGCAACACATTACCATTATCTAGTTTCATTGTACGGAGATGTGCCTTTCTTTACAAAATCGGTAACTCCAGAAGAGCAAAAAAGTGCTACAAGAAAACCTTGGATGGAAATCGTTGATTATTTATTGAACGATCTTGAAGAAGCGAGTACACAATTGCCTTGGCAGGCTGCAGAATTAGGGCGCGTAGACAAATCGTATGCTTTGGGTCTAAAAGCTAGAATTGCTTTGTACGCAGGATCATGGTGCAAAGAAGGTTTTGGTATGAAAGGAACGAAGGATGCAGCAAAAGCGGCTGTTTATTTTGACATTGCAGCACAGACTTCAAGAAGAATTATTCAGGAATCTGGAAGATCTTTAGCACCAAACTTCGACGATTTATTTACAAGAGCGGGACAGCTTACTGGGCCAGTTAAAAAAGAAAATATTTTTGCACTTTCTTATTCAGATCAGGCATCAAAAAAGACACATTACCAATCTTTTGGTGAAATGGCAAGAACAGTTGGAGGACAGTCAGGAAGATTCCCAACCCAGTTATTAGTAGATACTTTTGAAATGACAAACGGAAAAAGAATCGATGAGCCAGGTTCTGGTTACGATCCTAAAAATCCGTTTGTCAACAGAGATCCGCGTTTGAAAATGTCTATTTACACACATAAATCGAACATCATTGCAAATAATGGAGGAGTAAAGCTGAATATCTTAATGGAATTATACAAGCCAACGACTACAGCATTTGACGCGGCAAACAATGCAACTTCAATTACGAATTTAGATTACACAGGATCTGTAGCACAATACGGTTACATTCAGAGTGGAGTTGGATACCTATGGAGAAAATACAATTACTTTAATGACGAAATTGTTTCAGAGCCTTCATACAACATTTTAATGATGCGTTATGCAGAAATTTTATTAATGTACGCTGAAGCAAAAATCGAATTAAACCAAATTGACGGTACCGTTACTGGAGCGATCAACGAAGTTAGAGCCAGAGTAAACATGCCGGCAACAACATTGGCAGATCAGGCAAAATTAAGACAATTGGTTCGCAGAGAACGTAAAGTAGAACTTATTAGAGAAGCAGGATTACACTTCTTCGATATGAGAAGATGGAGAACTGGAGCATTGGAAAATGCAGAAAGAACATACGGATTCCCAATTGCAACAGGAGTAATCCCAGCTACGGGTAATAATCCTGGTACTTATCCCGACGGATTTACTCAAGTAACTGCAGATATGGTTCCATCCTATGGGACACCAGGTTCTGAGAGAGATTTGAATGACTTAGCACTTTATGCTGCTTACGGAAGCAAACTACGCCAGAGAGATGCAGACAGACCAAACAACTGGAATGATAAATTCTATTTATGGCCGATTCCTCAGGTTGAAAGAAACAAGGCGCCTCAGCTTACGCAAAATGATGGTTACGGTCAATAATTGTTTCCTTTTAGAAATTAGATTATTGTCAAATAAATTAAGCGAAGATTGACTTTACTAGTTAATCGAAGTAAAAAATATAAACATAGAAAAATGAGAAAAATATTTTATTTGCTTATGAGTCTTATTCTATTGTCCTCATGTGATGATAGTTTTAAAGACGATCGCAGCTATCAATCGGCCAGGATTGTAGCCGTTAAATTGAATAATGTTTTATACAACATTGCGCAGAATGATATGAATGAGGCAAAGGTTGTTTTGCCAGCAGGTACAAACCTTAAAGACGTTAAAACAGAAATTTTAGTATCAAACGGAACCGTAGTAACTCCAGAAAATAATGTTAACCGCGATTTGACAAAACCAATTGATGTTAGCATTTATGGACAAGATGGACAGAGCAGTGTTTGGAAACTTATTGTACAGTCTCCACCAAGTTTAACGAGTTTGACTGTAGCTGGCCTTCCAATTGCAAAAGATAAGATTTTCTTCGGAAAAACTTCAATTATTGTTCAGATTCCGGTTGGAACAGACATTACAAAACTGGCTGTTTCTTACGAATTTAAAAACGGAACATTAAACAATTATGTAAACGGAACAGAGAAAGATTATACATTTAATCTGCCTAGTAAAGCTCCGTTTAGTTTAGAAGTTTTAGGAGCCGATGGTGTAACGATTTACAAATACGATGTCGTGTTTACTTCTGAAAAAGTTGGTCCGGCAAAAATCAACAGTATGGTAATTAATGGAGACACAACTTCAGAAATTATTATAGTAGATGCTGATAAAAATATCATTCAGCCAGTAGTTCCTTACTTGACTAATTTCTCAGATGCGACCGTTGTAATCAATGCAGCTTTTGGAAATACAGTTGATCCTAATTTTAAAGGAACTAATGTAAATACTTTGTTAGGATTTAAAGTAAAAGCAACGGGAACAGACGGAATCGAACGTGAGTTTACAGTTAAAAACCCGATTATTAAAATGAACCCGCTTTTAGAAAAATCGCATGCTCAATTTAATTTCTCTGCCAATGCAGGTTCTTCAGCAGCATTTTCTAACGGGAAAATTGTTATTGCTACTAATGCTGTGCCAACAGGATCAAATCCTCCTGCAGGAATTCAGGTATTTGATCTTTCAGGGAATTATTTAAATAATTTAGATAAAGGAGCTAACACTTTTGATACAGGAGCACTTTTTGGAATTAGAAAATTAGCAACTGATGACAATGGAAAAATTCTTGGGGTACATTTAGGTAATTTAGCTGCACCAACAGATATGATATCAATCGTAAAATGGAATTCTGCTACAGATACAGCCCCAACAAAATATATTACATTCTCACAAACTAGTTTAGGATTAACATCTGCGCCTAGAACAGCTGGTATCAGCATTTCTGGATCATTAGATGGAGATGCAACGATTACAGTGCCGCTTGCGCAAAAAACAAACGTATTAATCTGGAAAGTTACAGGCGGAGTTTTAAATCCAACACCAACACAGCAGTCATTCCCTTATTCTGGAACTGGTTTCTACTACAGCGTACAGCCAGACGATTCAGGATTTGTCGGGGCTTCTGTAGGAACATCTTACAGTGGATTAAACTTGTTAAGCAGTTCTTTCTCTGAAACATTCAAAACGGCATCAGGAAATGTAACAACAGATTGTAAAACTATTGTTTACAAAGGAAGAAAATATATTGCTTATGTTGCTTTTATAGGCGGAAAACACGTTTTCAGACTGGTAGACTACACAACGGCAAGTACAACAGCTCTTGAAAGTCCAATTTTAGAAGTGACAGGAGCCGCCGTTTCAAATGCCAATAATACTACCGATGCAGATTTTGCAGTAATAAATGGTAAACTGCACGTATTGTATTATGGTACAAACGATAAACTAGCTGTATATAAATTAGAACAATAAAGCTTTGGGGATTTTCTCTGAAAAGAGAAAATCTCCTTTTAAAATTATACAAAATGAAAAAATTATTAATCTTATCTATTGCCATATTGTTTTTTTCATGCAATAGTGAAGAACCGCCTAGAGTATACCCAAACAATCCAGTTCAAACTACAAAAGGAATAAAAGGAATTTGGGTTACCAATGTGGCGTCTACGGCATTAAGTTCCTTAAATGCGATAAAAGAAACAGTACAGACCTGTAAAAAATCGAATATTACAGATATTTATGTTGTGGTTTGGAATAAAGGACGAACACTTTATCCAAGTGAAATCATGAATAAAGAATTTGGGATCCCAATTATGGAAAGTTATGCAGGAAGAGATCCCCTGCTGGAAATGATTACCGAAGCGCATAAAGAAAAAATGAAAGTTCATGCATGGTTTGAATATGGTTTTGCCGCTTCAAATGGACAGCAGGGCGGTGTGATTTTACAGAAGTACCCGCAATGGGCAGCCAAAGACGTTTCTAAAAATTTATTGGTTTCATCTAATGGATTTGAATGGATGAACGGAATTAATCCTGACGTTCAGAATTTCATGAAATCTTTGATTTTGGAAGTTGTAAAAAAATATGAAGTTGATGGAGTTCAAGGTGATGACAGACTCCCAGCAATGCCAATAAAAGGAGGTTATGACGATTACACTGTGCAGCTTTATAAAACGGAAAAAGGAACTGATCCGCCGGCAAATGAAAATGATGCTGCCTGGAAAGATTGGAGAGCTAATAAACTGACAGAATTTTTAGGTGATTTATACAAAGCTGTAAAGGCAGTAAAACCTAATGTAATCGTTTCTATGGCGCCAAGTGTACACCCATGGGCTAAGGACAATTATTTGCAGGACTGGCCAACATGGCTGGATAAAAAATATTGTGATTATGTAATTCCACAGATTTACCGTTATGAT contains:
- a CDS encoding RagB/SusD family nutrient uptake outer membrane protein; this translates as MNLIKKTILGLTLIIGLGSCEDYIDKEPLSDYLSSNFYNNEAAIEQGTNGSYQGLYMESSQLPFFTLYDMYTPMGIERADNNSIGVNNVNLENNFIVEGQWANFYKGIARANTVIEGSAPYIDGLSDKAKQYVAENKVIRATHYHYLVSLYGDVPFFTKSVTPEEQKSATRKPWMEIVDYLLNDLEEASTQLPWQAAELGRVDKSYALGLKARIALYAGSWCKEGFGMKGTKDAAKAAVYFDIAAQTSRRIIQESGRSLAPNFDDLFTRAGQLTGPVKKENIFALSYSDQASKKTHYQSFGEMARTVGGQSGRFPTQLLVDTFEMTNGKRIDEPGSGYDPKNPFVNRDPRLKMSIYTHKSNIIANNGGVKLNILMELYKPTTTAFDAANNATSITNLDYTGSVAQYGYIQSGVGYLWRKYNYFNDEIVSEPSYNILMMRYAEILLMYAEAKIELNQIDGTVTGAINEVRARVNMPATTLADQAKLRQLVRRERKVELIREAGLHFFDMRRWRTGALENAERTYGFPIATGVIPATGNNPGTYPDGFTQVTADMVPSYGTPGSERDLNDLALYAAYGSKLRQRDADRPNNWNDKFYLWPIPQVERNKAPQLTQNDGYGQ
- a CDS encoding family 10 glycosylhydrolase — its product is MKKLLILSIAILFFSCNSEEPPRVYPNNPVQTTKGIKGIWVTNVASTALSSLNAIKETVQTCKKSNITDIYVVVWNKGRTLYPSEIMNKEFGIPIMESYAGRDPLLEMITEAHKEKMKVHAWFEYGFAASNGQQGGVILQKYPQWAAKDVSKNLLVSSNGFEWMNGINPDVQNFMKSLILEVVKKYEVDGVQGDDRLPAMPIKGGYDDYTVQLYKTEKGTDPPANENDAAWKDWRANKLTEFLGDLYKAVKAVKPNVIVSMAPSVHPWAKDNYLQDWPTWLDKKYCDYVIPQIYRYDFSAYSQTLKSQVSYVKNSADRSKLYAGVLIQSGTYNASNQFLEQMVNENRNNYVSGEIFFFFEGLKYNSEYFTTKYASK